GGTGTTTCATTTGTGATTATTGGCACCAAAGCCGTTCAAGACCCTGCTTTTGTTGAAGAAGCATGTCGTAAGTTTGCAGGTCATATCATTGTTGGAATTGATGCCATAAATGGCATGGTTGCAACCGATGGCTGGGCAAATGTCACTGATGTTAAAGCCACTGATCTTGCAAAACGTTTTGCAGATGCCGGTGTTTCGAGCATCGTATATACCGATATTGCACGTGATGGCATGATGCAAGGCGTGAACATTGAACAGACCGTGAATCTTGCGACCTACTCAGGTCTTCCAGTCATTGCCTCTGGCGGTGTCACCAACCTTGATGATGTACGCAACCTTAAGGGTCAGCCTGGCATCTTGGGTGCGATTACAGGTCGTGCAATTTACGAAGGCACACTTAACCTTCGTGAAGCTCAAGCTTTATGGGATGACCAAGCCATCTAAACGATGGCTTAGGATTTAAAACAGGTTTAAATTTAAAAATAGTCTTATCATTTAAAAGAGGTCTTGATGACCTCTTTTTTTGGCTTTGCTTTACACTAGCGCTTTCATTTTCTCCACACTGTTATCTTTTGATGTTTACTCTCTCCGCTCACTTTCAACATGCCAAAGTGCCACAACTTGCGCTCATACTCATCACCATCATTTGGGGTGGTAGCTTTATTACCGTTCAATACGGACTCAATTTTAGTAGCCCAATTTTATTTGTCGGATTTCGCTTTGCCGCAGCAGCGATTGCGGTCATGCTGATTTCAATGCCTCATCTTAAAGGTTTTACCCTCAAAGAAATCGGGGCGGGTGCATGTATTGGCGCCTTGATTGCGATCGGCTATGGCACGCAAACCATTGGCTTAAAAAGTATTAGCAGCAGTGAGTCAGCGTTTTTGACAGCGCTGTATGTCCCGCTGGTTCCCATCCTGTTATGGATATTATTTCGAAAAAGACCCCATTTTATGACTTGGATGGGTGCATTGTGTGCCTTCTTCGGCTTGCTATTTTTAACGGGAAATGGCCTCGCTGCCATTCAACTGAATTTCGGTCAAGCCATCACGCTGTTGGGTTCTATTGCAATTGCACTTGAAATTATTCTCATCAGCCATTTTGCAGCACAGGTCAATCTACAGCGGGTCACGGTGTTACAACTGATTTTTGCAGCATTATTTTGTTTTGTGCTCGCACCAATATTCGGAGAACGAGCTTTACCTCGTTTTGAATGGCAACTGATTTAGTATTGCTCGGTCTAGGTGTCGCCAGTGCCTGTATTCAATTGGTGATGAACTGGGCACAGCGTCAGGTCGATCCTTCACAAGCCGCTATTATTTATGCAGCTGAGCCTGTTTGGGCAGCACTGTTTGGACGTATGGCAGGTGAGCGCACCTGCTCTGGCATTACTTGGCGGACTATGTGTGGTGATTGGCGTTATTTTAAGTGAGTGGAAACCGAAGTTTTTTCAAAAAAATAGCGCCTCTCTAGGCTTATTTAGACACTCATTTTATTTTCAACATCATACACGGTTGATAATACTCAACCTTTGGCATGGGTGCATAAAATGGATGTAACAATGCTTTCCAGTGCTGATAGGCTTCAGATGTTCTGAAGCCTCCCGTATGGTCTTCGAGATGATCCCAAAAGATCATCAAAATATACGCATCTGGCTGTTCAATATGCTTGATCAGTTGCACTGCATTCAAACCTTGCATCGGCGAAATCAGCGTTTTTGCCGTCTGAAATGCCGCTTCAAAATCTGCACTTTGATGGGGTTTAATTTTCAAATGCACATGTTCAATGATCATTAGGATCTTATCTCGACATTCCGCTTATTAGAATGAAAACCATACATGCTGAAATAACCTATTGATACATGCGTTGATTGTCATTTAAACGGATAATCCCTCGAATCGCACGATAGACAATCCAGACCCAAGACAAACCGATGACGGTCACACAGAACGTGGTTGCACCTAGCGCAACACCTGCGAATGCATTGGAGTTTTCACCGGTGAGGAATAAGAAAAGAAACGGCACAAATGCGATGATATTCCAAATCAGATACCACCAAAATGTCCGAATTTGCCAGGTAAAGTGACTTTCAAAAATTGAGCCTTGCACACTGCTTCGTTTTACATAGTTAATAATCAGTGCAATCACCGCCAGAATCCCTGCTGAGAAAATGGCAATAATATAGAGCACATATAAAATCAAAGTTAAGCTTCGATTGGAATCTCGATCAATTGAATAATTCATGATTATGCCTTGTCAAATATGTCTTTAAATTTGCTTTTTAAATGTCACCTTGGATTCAAAACACCATTGAATTTAATGGAGAGATAAGCCAAAGAAGCATTAAAATATTAAACACGATGGTACAGAAATAGATCTTTCGAAACGGTTGCTTTTGTGTTTTATGACGCAGTTTTTGCTGTGCAAGCCATGCTGCGGGCCAACCACCAAGGACTGACAAGATATGCAGTGTATTTTCAGGCACACGGCGATTTCCTGCTTGCGCCGCTTCTTTATCTTGTGCATACATCCAGTAGGTGATGGCATTCATCACACTGATCAGCAATAAAAGCATACTATTGAGTACGCCTGCCACAGTCAGACCAGCAACCACTAAAATGTATATCACAATCGCAATCTGCATGGGCTGCATTACCGTCTTGTTTGCTGCTTTGGATCTAATATGAGATTGTTGCTTGGTTTTTTGCGTTTGTGATGCTTTTAAATAAGTCACTTGCTTGGCTTTATAACGTCCCTGTCCATCCAATTGCACCAGATACTCTAAGGCACAGCCAATAATGGGACGCGGACCAGGACGGATAAAATCCTTGATATGTAAAAATACACGACCTTTCGATCCATCCTCAGGTTGAATAAAGCCATAGCCTTTATCATCAAACCACTCTACCAACCGACCTTGATCGCGCATCCTGACTTCCTTTCAATTATGCTGTAACAAACTTAAGACGTTCTACCAGCATATTACGCATCTCATCTGGATTTTTCTGCAAAATATCATCACCTGTACGACCCAGTTCTGCATTTTTCTGCGCGACTTGTAAACGCATCATCCAAAAACGCCCTGCTGCCATTGCCAAATACAGCTCTAAACACGATTTTTCATCTGAGGTCAGTGGGCGGATATCTTCATACGCGTCCAAAAAGGCATGTGCTTTGGCTTCATTTAAATGTACTTCTGGATATTCGGTACAAAAGTCATTGATGCTAATGGCAATATCAAATAACCATTCATCTTTGTTCAGCTCATAAAAATCCAGAATCCCTTTGAGTTGATTGCCCTCAAACAAGGTGTTATCACGGAATAAATCTGAATGAATAAAACCCTTTGGACGCTCTGGATACATGGCTGTAAGCGTATCATATAAGCCTAATAGGTTATTTAAAAGCACGCTATCGGCTGGGTTTAAACTCGGCTTAATGGCTGTAGCCACATTACGCCAGTAGCGATGATTACGGTACTCGGCACGTTCTAGAGGAAAGTCTTTCAGCGCCACATGAATTTTCGCTTGTGCTGCACCTATGGCTGCCACTTGTTCAAGGGTAGACGGCATAGGATGATGCCCCATTAAACGCGGTGCAATTTGTGCAGGTTTATCCTTTAAAATTTGAATGGCACGACCGTTTAAACGTAAGGGTACAGGCACAGCCACACCTTGCTGACCCAAATGCTCAAGTACAGGCACCAGTTCATCTGCGCCCTGCTCGTCCATCTCTTCAAAAATAGTCAATACAAACTGTTTTGCATCCGCGCAAACCAAAAAGTAGTTGGTATTTTGAATACCGCCTTGAATGGGAATCAGGTCAATCACCTCCAATCCATAAGGTGCTGCAAAATCCTGAACTTCCTTTAAAGTCAAAGGGGTATAAACCGACATAGAAAACCTGCAAAAAAACTTACATAATTTTGATAGAATACCCGCTCCTACTATGAAGGTGTAGCATCTTCGTGGCGAAGTTTCATAATCGGCTGTTATTTTTGGAAAAAATTATGCTTGCTAAACGTATTATTCCTTGCCTCGACGTAGATAACGGTCGAGTGGTGAAAGGCGTTCAATTTCTTGATATTCGTGATGCAGGCGATCCAGTTGAAGTAGCGCGCCGATATAATGAACAAGGTGCAGATGAAATTACCTTTTTGGACATTACTGCCACTTCAAATGGTCGTGACACCACCTATCGTACTGTTGAACGTATGGCTGAAAGTGTATTCGTTCCATTAACCGTAGGCGGTGGTGTTCGTAAAGTCGAAGATATTCGTTTACTGCTGAATGCGGGCGCAGACAAAGTCAGCATCAACTCAGCAGCCGTGTTTAACCCAGAGTTTGTGCAAGAAGCTTCTCAGCGTTTTGGCGCACAATGTATTGTGGTGGCCATTGATGCAAAAAAAACACGCGACAATAAATGGGAAATTTTTACCCACGGTGGTCGTAAAGCCACGGGTATTGATGCGATTGATTGGGCAGTAAAAATGGCCGAATACGGCGCAGGCGAATTATTGATTACCTCTATGGATGCCGATGGCACCAAAGCGGGATATGACCTTAAACTGATGCGCCAAATTAATACCCGCGTGACTATCCCAACCATCGCATCTGGCGGTGTCGGCTGCTTACAACATTTGGCAGATGGCATTATACAAGGGGGTGCAGATGCGGTACTTGCAGCTTCTATTTTCCACTTTGGTCAGCATACGATTCCAGAAGCCAAAGAATACCTTGCGAATCAAGGTATTGAAATGCGTCTGTAATGGATCATTTTTACGTGACTGTTTGAAGTGTGAATGCTAAAAAAGAGTGTGCCAATCACACTCTTTTTTATATCCAAAAATAAAGACGAATCTCGCAGGCACTGGTCTTTCATAGATAACAACAGATAAAAAACCATTGGAGAGCTGCAAAAAATCCAGACCACTGACAGCACTTCTAGACTAAACAGTCCAAGATATAAAACGCGATATCGGGTATGAGCCTCAACATAAGAAGTATAATTTAAAAATAAAATCAATGTCTTAGATCAGATAAAATTGAGTCGAAGCCTTCGCGCTTTAGCGCAAATGTACCGAATAGCCTTAACTATTTATAAAAAAACCACTTCGTATGGCAATAGCATTTCGACGATATTGAGCTCAATTTTTCAATACCAATATGAGCCTATTTATACAGACAAGCGCGGTTTCACCCACGTTGCAGGGAAATAGCTATTCACCGTTTTTGTCAGCCAAATTGAAACGGTCTTAGGCAGAGTCACGCCCAACGGATTTTGCTCTTCCAGTTCCACTGACGAAATCACCCGTGTGCCCAATAGATAGTCAAACCATGGCTTGGTTACACACCAGTTGGCATCCTGATTTGAATTCATATGATGATCATAATGCCAAGGGATTTTACGCTTCGCCCATTCAGGTTCTAAGTGTGCGCGGCGATGCACATAGTAATAATTAGCTGCACTATAAAATACCGCCAAGCTCATGCCCTTCGAGATAGGATAAAATAACGGTGCAAAAACCACCACCGTCACGCCAAGTGACATAATTTCATTGCGTGTGCGCCAATTGCGAACACCTTCGACATAACCATAATCACTAAAATCTGTTTTACGTACTTCTCTATGATGTTCCCAATGTGACTTCATACTGTCGGGCACGGGACTAAACCGTGGCTTTCCCGCGCGATGTGTACCGTGTAACACATACTTATGCGCGAGCCACTCAAATCCATTGGCAACAATTAAACCGGCTACAAATCCTTTGATCATGTTTAGACTCCGTCTATTTTTTAATTCTGTTCCTGTTTTTAACTATAACGTCGCTTGCGGGTTGATCATTGACTTCAATCATTTTATTTTTAAATAATTGCGACATTTTTAAGGATGCAAATTCTCTTTTTTTTAAAGCCAATTTTACAACTTATTTGAACCATACAGTGTCTAGATCTACGTCGTTTTTGAGTCAGAGCCGATTTTAAAAAAATTACTGCCTAGCTTTTAAGTATCTAAAAACATACTATATTTTAGATACTTTTAACATGAATGGATAGGATCGCTCAGGCATACTGGATGCAGATATGAAATAGCTCCATACAGGAGCCATAGAAATAATCTGTGCAATTTGTCATTTTTTTAACTTTTTTTATTTAAATGGATTAAAATTTACGCACAACACAATAAATACCCCCCTTTGTAATACATCACTTTATATCAATGAGTGTAGAAAAAAATAGGACAAATATAATGAATAAGTATTTCGCAGAATTTTTAGGAACATTCTGGCTGGTCTTTGGTGGCTGTGGTAGCGCTGTCTTGGCCGCGGCATTTCCAGAATTAGGTATTGGTTTCGCTGGTGTTTCACTGGCATTTGGTTTAACGGTACTCACCGCAGCCTATGCACTGGGACATATTTCAGGTGGACACTTTAACCCTGCGGTAAGTGTGGGCTTGTGGGTCGGTGGTCGCTTCGATGCTAAAGACCTGATTCCCTATATTGTGGCTCAAGTCGTGGGTGCAACAGCAGCAGCATTTGTACTTTACCTGATTGTACAAGGTCAAGCCAGCTTCACTGGTACAGGAGGATTCGCGACCAATGGTTATGCTGAACTATCACCAGGCAGTTATGCGCTAAGCGCTGTCATTACCATTGAAATTGTGCTAACTGCATTTTTCTTGATTATTATTATGGGTGCAACCGACAAACGGGCACCTGCGGGTTTTGCACCCATTGCAATTGGTTTAGCTTTAACCTTAATCCATCTGATCAGTATTCCTGTGACCAATACTTCTGTAAACCCTGCCCGTAGTACTGGCGTGGCTTTCTTTGCAGAAACCGCTGCATTAACGCAGTTGTGGGTCTTTTGGGTTGCTCCCATTATTGGTGCCGTCATTGGCGCATTAATTTATAAAGGCATAACAAGTAAGCACGATGAATCTAGTTCAGTTGTAGTTAAACCTTAAGGTTTAATATTGAACATTTAAGCCATTACTCATATAAAAAGCCTGCATCTGCAGGCTTTTTTACGTGTTCAAATTTTCTGTGCAAAACACTATAGAAATGGATTTTCGATCTCATTTTCGGAACTGCTTTGAATCTTTTCAGGCAACTGTTGTTCTTGTTCCAACTGCATCACAATTGCATTCAAGTAAGCTTGCAAGGCTTTCGCCGCTGCTAAACCCGCTTGATCCTTGGTCAGTTGTAAGTTGCCATAAATACTGACCCGATCTAGATCATTTTCCAAGGTTAAATCATGAATCGAATGTGACTCTGTACCTTGTTCAAAAGGTTTAAACATTTTTCGTTCTCTTCGATTTTGTTTGTTTTAACTCAAAAATATATCCTACTTAAGACAGAAAGCAGCAACATTTACTTAAAGAATTGTAATAAATACTGCAACAATGCCTGTACCAATTCTTTCACCAAAGCATCTTGGGTTTGCTCGTCAATTTTCGGTGTTTCAAGCGTAGTATTGATACTAGATTTTTGATGGGTAAATTCTTTTTGCAGCGCTTTTATTTTCTCTGCGCTGATATCTTCAGCACACTGACTCTCTGCATCCCAATATGAATAAGCAATTTTTTGATTGGCTTTGACTTGGGTGGCTTTTAACGGCAAATTATAAGTATTACGTTTTTGTTCCGCAGTCAGCTGTGGAAATAAATTAATGCCGATTTGTTCTTCTAACTGACACACACTGATCACTTTGACCTGTAAGGAATCATTATTGGGTGCGTAATACACCCCAATAATCCCCTCTTTAGGCATGTACAGCGCTTTATATACCGCAGTCGGGACAATCACGCCGTTGCCAATAGTCTTTAACTTTTTGCCTGAAAATACAGGACCTGTAATCACATAGACATCTTGTTTTTGCTTGGTGACAATCGCACGGGTGGCTTCTTCAAGTTCACGCCAAACCTGCTGATTATTTTTCGGCGCCTGTGGAATCATATTGGCTAAAGAAAAACTGTCATATTGCGCCGCTTTATTGGGCATATCGGCATTCGGTGCCAGATGTCCACGGTCATAACCCGAACCACGATAATCTGCCAGCATCGCTCGATGACTTGCACTCACGCGATCTTCTTCATGGAAGCTGTCTTCACGTTTAATTTTTTGGCTTAAACGTGAAGTCGATAAGTACTCAGCTGTCCATAGCGGCGTTTTCGACACGCCAGAATACATTGTATTAAAGCCATTAAAACACAGCGGATAACTGTGCTTGCTTAAGCTGTCTTTAACAAGAATTGGAGGCTCTTCGCGATAAAACTGATTTAAACATGCAGCATTGCTCGCACTGCCTGAAAACGGAAGATATTGGGAAATTTTTTCTTGACCGAATGCGAAAGCAAAACTGCTTGCCGCCACCAATCCAAGTACAGCTTTTACCACTAAATTACTCAATCTCACGCACCCTAATTCAATCCGTTTTCGGCTATGCATCACCATGATTCGCTGGCAAATTAACCGAATTAAGCACAGCTTAGCAAGCTATACGGTTCAAGTATATCAAGTGAATTTTCAAGTGAATAAAGCTTCTACAATTCCTGCTGAATTAAACAGCAATCCACGTAACAAATTGTTGTTATTATGGGTAAGTTTTTGAACAAAATGGATGATATTACGTATATTTTATTGAATACCTCTACCTAACTGTGACAAGGTAAATGAGAATATTGATGAATATTATTTAAACGTTAAAAGAATTGGAGTCTGTTATGCGTTCACACATTGTTCATTTAGCTATCGTTACTGGTTTAACATTTGCGAGCATGACTGCCTTTGCAGAGCCTCCTGTTCAAGCAGGTGAAACCTTAGAGAGTTTATCTAAAGCCAAAGTTACTACCACGGTGAATGGCCAACCAGGCTCACTCAACGAATTACTAGCAAGTGGTCAAATTAACGTTATGCCGGGCACAGAAGCAAGTGCTGCCACAGCTACACAGACACCGTCTGCAGATGCAACCCAGCAAAGCCCAGTTATGGCTGACCCTGCGACCCAACCGCCTGAACTTGAGACAGAAGCACCACAAGCTGAACCTGCTGCAAATTAATATTTTTTAAGCAATTTCTTCGCTTTTTCTGTAATGCAAAAATAACAAAATAGAGAATTAAAAAAAGCCAAGGTTTAAACCTTGGCTTTTTCATGATGATTCAATTTAATCATAAAGATTGATCAGACACATGTTTTCAAATCAAATTTCGATTTGACTGCCCATTTCCACCACTCTGTTTGGTGGGATTTGATAAAAATCGCTCACCGCACTGGTGTTACGTTGCATCGAAATAAACAGCTTCTCACGCCATGGCGCCATGCCATCGCCTAGCGTGTGAATCAAACGATCACGTGAGATAAAGAAGCTGATTTGCATCATGTTATATTCCATCCCCAGCTGATGATAGGCTTGCTCTAAAGCGCGTGGAATATTGGGCTGATCCTTAAAACCATAATACACAAATATTCTAAAGAAGCGTTCATCAAGTCTTTCAACTTGGATACGCTCGATCTGTGCAACAAAGGGCACGTCACGTGTAATGACCGTAATCATAATATTACGCTCATGCAAAACTTTGTTGTGTTTAATATTATGCAGCATAGCATGTGGAACAATATTCGGTGTACCCGTTAAAAAAATGGCATCCCCAGGAACGATCATAGTTTCATTGCTCATGCTGACGCTTTGAATAAACAAATCAATCGGTAATGCATCTGACTCAAGGCGGTTCAATACAATCTGACGACCATCTTTCCATGTCATCAGCAAAGTATAGACCACTGCACCAATTAATATAGGCACCCAACCGCCATCTGTAATTTTAAGCGATGTTGACGCCACAAAAATCAAATCAATCAGCAGTAATGGCACAGCAAACAGCGCCACTTTCCAAATCGGCCAGCGCCACAAACCATAAGCCAAAATTGAAATCAGAATTGTGCCACATAGCATGGTCATGGTCACAGCCACGCCATAAGCACTGGCTAAGTTGGCACTGTTTTCAAACAATAAAATCAGAATGACCACAGAAATAAACAGCACCCAATTGATAAAGGGAACGTAAATCTGACCTTGCTCAACCTCTGAGGTATGTTGTACCGAAAGGCGAGGCAAATAACGCAGTTGAATGGCTTGATTGACCATGGAAAAAACGCCGGTAATGACGGCTTGTGAGGCAATGACTGCCGCGGCCGTTGCCAGTCCAATCATCGGGAAAAGCGCCCACTCTGGGACCAGCAAATAAAACGGGTTTTCAATTGCACTGGGATTGCGCAACAACAATGCGCCCTGTCCTGCATAATTAATGAGCAAGCATGGCAACACAATAATAAACCATGCCAGTTTAATCGGCATACGCCCGAAATGCCCCATATCGGCATACAAGGCTTCACCCCCAGTCATGGTTAAAATCACAGCACCCATGGTCAAAAATGCCACATAAGGCTGCTCATAGACAAAATTAAATGCCCAGTGCGGACTGACCATGGCCAACACGAAAGGCGTTTGAATCACGCTCCATAGCCCCAGCAGACCAATCGACAAGAACCACACCAAGGTCAATGGACCAAAGAACTTGCCCATTGTGGCCGTGCCATGACGCTGTACCAAAAATAATCCTGCCAAAATACCAATCGCAAGTGGCAATAGCCATTGATTGAACATGGGAGTAGCAATGCTTAAACCTTCTATGGCAGACAAAATTGAGATTGCAGGGGTAATGATGCCATCACCAAAGAATAACGAAGCACCAATAAAGCCTAGAGCAATCAAATAAATTTTCTTATTGTCCGCAATCCGCGTTGAACGCAGATTCAATGCCAAAAGGGACATAATCCCCCCTTCTCCATTGTTATCGGCTTTCATAATCACCAACACGTATTTGAAGCTGATGGTTAACATCATGCACCAAAAAATCAGTGATAAAATACCCAGGACCGTTTCGTTAGAGATGGCAATGTGTGCGGTAAGGAAACATTGTCTGAGTGCGTAGAGTGGGCTGGTTCCGATATCACCGAATACCACACCCAGCGCAGCCAAGGTGATCGCTGGTAAAGCTGCTTTTTTTGCGGTGCTTTGCATATAATTGTCTTCAAGTCATTAGACAGTATTTTTCGGCAATCATATCACTCGTTTAAATCTTTTTCTCTAAATCAATTGTTTCATCTTGGCATAGCCTGATTTTTTGGTTATCATCGCTCGCCTTGGTGAGGTGTCCGAGTGGCTTAAGGAGCACGCCTGGAAAGTGTGTATACGTTTGCGCGTATCGAGGGTTCGAATCCCTCTCTCACCGCCATTTTCTATTCTTACAATATCTTATGATGTCTTTAAAAGCTTAAATCTAAAGGTTTTAGGCTTTTTTTTACGTCTAATATTATCTACTTCATCTATTGCAATCTCGATATGGTTGGGGGTATAACTGGGGGTATAATAAATTACCCCTATTTTTATACCCCCAAATTTATACGGGGAACGTTGCAATGCTTACAGATGCCAAGGTCAGAAAGATCAAACCATCAGAAAAGAAAACCAAATATCCTGATGAAAAAAGTATGTATTTGGAGGTTACGCCTTCAGGTGGTATGCATTGGCGTATGCAATTTCGCTTTAATGGTAAAGAAAATATTTTCAGCATTGGTTCATATCCCGAAACTACACTTGCTCAAGCGAGAAGGATTCGAGATGAAGCACGATTAAAATTAAAAGATGGGATTAATCCCAATGAAGCCAAAAAACAAAAGAAACAACAAGCAGATGAAAATACTCTTTTTAAAGTGCTTGCTATGGAGTGGATGAACGACCGTAAAACCACCATCAAAGAAGTAACTTATTTACGTGACCTTTCTGTATTTGAAAAAGACTTATTCCCTATTCTAGGTAACATGCCTATTGATCAAATCAAAGGTAAGGATGTACTTGCCTGTGCTAAGGAAATTGAAGCACGTGGTGCACAGGAAATGGCTAAGCGTTCTATTCCTTTAGCTGGACGTATTTTTCGTTTTGCAATCCGAAAAGGGCTGATTGAAGTCGACCCTACACCACACTTAGGCGAAGCCTTAAAACCTCGTAAAACCAAGCATATGGCTCGCCTAGATATTTCTGAGTTTCCACCTTTTATTGAACGTATGGATCGCTATCACGGCAATCCAATCATCAAGACTGCCATTCAGCTGATGACTTTAACTTTTGTGCGTACTGCTGAACTGAGAATGATGGAGTGGAATGAAATCGATTTTGATAATCATTTATGGCGTATCCCTGCTGAAAAAATGAAAATGGCTCAGCCTCATATTGTCCCATTATCAAAACAGGCTATTAAACTCATTGAAGGATTAAGACCCCTTACAGGCAATAAGCAGTATGTTTTTTATAATCACAGCACAGCAAAACCTATGAGTAGCAATGCTTTACTCTGTGTAATCCGTACAATGGGTTATAGCGGCAAGATGACTGGCCATGGCTTTCGTGGACTTGCGTCAACAACACTTCATGAAAGAGGCTATATGCATGATGCGATTGAAATTCAGTTAGCACATACGGTTGGGAATGCTGTATCTCAAGCTTATAACCATGCACAGCATTTAGACTATCGGGTTAGGATGATGCAAGAGTGGTCTGATTTTATTGATAGTTTAAAGAATAAGATTATTCCATTTCCTAAATCTAAGACTACATGTATATAATATTTTTAC
This genomic window from Acinetobacter sp. TGL-Y2 contains:
- a CDS encoding tyrosine-type recombinase/integrase translates to MLTDAKVRKIKPSEKKTKYPDEKSMYLEVTPSGGMHWRMQFRFNGKENIFSIGSYPETTLAQARRIRDEARLKLKDGINPNEAKKQKKQQADENTLFKVLAMEWMNDRKTTIKEVTYLRDLSVFEKDLFPILGNMPIDQIKGKDVLACAKEIEARGAQEMAKRSIPLAGRIFRFAIRKGLIEVDPTPHLGEALKPRKTKHMARLDISEFPPFIERMDRYHGNPIIKTAIQLMTLTFVRTAELRMMEWNEIDFDNHLWRIPAEKMKMAQPHIVPLSKQAIKLIEGLRPLTGNKQYVFYNHSTAKPMSSNALLCVIRTMGYSGKMTGHGFRGLASTTLHERGYMHDAIEIQLAHTVGNAVSQAYNHAQHLDYRVRMMQEWSDFIDSLKNKIIPFPKSKTTCI